Proteins encoded within one genomic window of Sminthopsis crassicaudata isolate SCR6 chromosome X, ASM4859323v1, whole genome shotgun sequence:
- the SHROOM4 gene encoding protein Shroom4 isoform X2, whose translation MCADSPSWIPVTLALWEIGTVGPRAAALEGSQSMQEIEDGGKAALSRKMRIGDELVNINGTPLYGSRQEALILIKGSFRILKMIVRRRTTPLARPHSWHMAKLLEGLPETAAAPMNFSEDPFSLSWHSGCDSSDPCMQWCPLSRHGSTEKSSSIGSMESLEQPSQGGPEGHISPMEQSAYQSQRDSAYSSFSAGSSASDYALPLRPEESAASDCGPPGLGPPKAPNGLCVPTGPDGVEAFGAAGHQTPRSQPSPGPQEGSLPLPAQLPVAPTGPPQPPVRRDSLRASKAQFHQTEKRRASVPGAALYLKERWNPEALLSAELPTGPCCPCSQLLEPLEGCWKECLSAEQYSVVSCPSESGHSDPGLLPRTGWSSQTHVVEEPPSSRSPSAEAEEEEMARAAPTAIPAHLTGLGGHRHSAPEQLLASQIRSLRCDAERDGESEEAELQTRQEGHCWTLSPLHSAHLGQKGPVAGTQNKPGEKRLPGQADGQHSGTKSSAPSSPVPGGASDQAVAAQLSGPEAASQPAASREGSEVKNGHPGDARRSHGPRYRSAQPRRRSERFATSLRNEIQRRKAQLQKIKGDPEEPEPVQELEEPPLPETPQATPVTPSSPEPPAPVASQPAPPPMAPPPNQAPAASPPAPAPAASPPLPAPPQIPVVPAHRRLPSPGERICSQPRPNSNLLRARSSECLSQAAESRELRMALERPGSPGQRPWQPAAGVHPWCKAPGHGPSKPRPQASTRGGRWRWSPERKLQPQLPPIPSGVLNPSEEPGGPSGEEGVFMPFADRKKFFEDTSKLLSPPASALGHGKPFTLRPKPLEPPSFQPVGAGCRDLRRHSVDQSYRPSASLPMEPATYPECFLSKELEQPVCCQPLAHCGEFECLRACSYSCSVQGAVSHDACSYCPGLLKRSVLGGHRNHRCHQQWARCAACCHPGPQHKVGEEGSPPWKARNPLLKEVSPDEWESAKIARKAGQSMRDRPHYKIGCPRSCFENPGREWSACYRVASSLDLLCDYDHSVGTLMGSAVYEPPMPHPLRGRAFSESHINLDPPSTRARERRELLAKVDETRPDPLGARKKAPPPPRPPPPNWAKYRGHRLSQHSQYANLETTGSRRSDTALEQPRPQGGPAEVVRKRSQSLPPEPLPRDFPPPSAGNRPGPEQPAPQYYHPGGVWRMPEQLSLKPDSMTAARSEGMVEDQPQTKENWSQARSPAEEQYRLVNWSPEQQRLSPAGLATEESGPVQDITEVETCRLVSTRRSVPAHVNSEELMRDVADRDRSLAGILNSASNMVTVAEVIGDLFPTNELPWKKHGHQDWHLVRRRQEVAKERQEFQPISPPPPPGSFSSPTGLPGLAGPTSPSSHTSYSAYYNTSAGKAELLNKMKELSELAKDSLGEAEVDHELAQKKLQLIASISKKLSVLQEAQRGLMEDISANVALGEEVEAVLKAVCKANEFDKFRLFIGDLDKVVNLLLSLSGRLARVENALNSLDPGSTQEKVALMEKKRQLTEQLEDAKELKEHVDRREKAVYGTVSRYLLQEQLQDYQHFVKMKSALIMEQRELEEKIKLGEEQLKCLRESLLLGPQDF comes from the exons GAGAACCACCCCCCTGGCCAGGCCGCATTCATGGCACATGGCCAAACTTCTGGAGGGGCTCCCCGAGACAGCCGCAGCCCCCATGAACTTCTCTGAAGACCCCTTCAGCTTATCCTGGCACTCGGGCTGTGACTCCAG TGACCCGTGCATGCAGTGGTGCCCACTGTCCCGCCACGGCAGCACTGAGAAGAGCAGCTCCATTGGCAGCATGGAGAGCCTGGAACAGCCCAGCCAAGGGGGCCCCGAGGGCCACATCTCTCCCATGGAGCAGAGTGCGTACCAGAGCCAGCGGGATTCGGCCTACAGCTCCTTCTCCGCGGGCTCCAGTGCATCAGACTATGCCCTGCCCCTGCGGCCAGAGGAGTCGGCGGCCTCGGACTGTGGCCCGCCGGGCCTTGGGCCCCCCAAGGCCCCTAATGGCCTCTGCGTCCCCACGGGGCCCGATGGGGTAGAAGCCTTTGGGGCAGCAGGACACCAGACTCCCCGGTCCCAGCCTTCGCCTGGCCCCCAGGAGGGTTCTCTCCCTCTTCCCGCCCAACTCCCTGTGGCCCCCACGGGTCCCCCCCAGCCTCCGGTAAGGCGGGACAGTCTCAGGGCTTCCAAGGCCCAGTTCCACCAGACAGAGAAGCGGAGGGCCTCAGTCCCTGGTGCTGCCTTGTACTTGAAGGAGAGATGGAACCCTGAGGCCCTGCTCTCTGCAGAGCTCCCCACTGGGCCCTGCTGCCCCTGTAGCCAGCTCCTAGAGCCGCTTGAGGGCTGTTGGAAGGAGTGTCTGTCTGCCGAGCAGTACAGTGTGGTGAGCTGCCCGTCCGAGTCAGGCCACAGTGACCCCGGATTGCTGCCGAGGACAGGGTGGTCCAGCCAGACCCATGTCGTGGAAGAGCCCCCGTCATCCAGAAGCCCCAGTGCGGAAGCCGAAGAGGAGGAGATGGCCCGCGCTGCCCCGACCGCCATCCCTGCCCACTTGACGGGGTTAGGTGGCCACCGTCACAGTGCCCCTGAGCAGCTGCTGGCCTCCCAGATCCGGTCGCTGCGCTGTGACGCTGAGAGGGATGGGGAGAGTGAGGAAGCCGAGCTGCAGACCAGGCAGGAGGGGCACTGCTGGACCCTGTCCCCCCTCCACAGTGCCCACCTAGGACAGAAAGGCCCAGTGGCTGGAACCCAGAATAAGCCTGGTGAAAAGAGGCTCCCCGGGCAGGCGGATGGCCAACATTCAGGCACAAAGAGCTCAGCCCCCAGCAGCCCTGTGCCCGGGGGAGCCTCTGACCAAGCAGTCGCCGCTCAGCTCTCTGGCCCAGAGGCTGCTTCTCAGCCGGCTGCCTCCAGAGAGGGCTCAGAGGTAAAGAACGGCCATCCGGGAGATGCTCGCAGGAGCCATGGGCCGCGCTATCGTTCTGCCCAGCCCCGGCGCAGGAGCGAACGCTTTGCCACCAGCCTGCGCAATGAGATCCAGAGGAGGAAGGCCCAGCTGCAGAAGATCAAGGGTGACCCAGAAGAGCCAGAGCCTGTGCAGGAGCTAGAGGAGCCTCCACTTCCTGAGACTCCCCAAGCCACCCCTGTGACTCCATCATCTCCAGAGCCTCCGGCTCCTGTGGCCTCCCAGCCTGCCCCGCCTCCCATGGCCCCCCCACCCAACCAAGCTCCTGCAGCCTCCCCACCAGCCCCGGCTCCTGCGGCCTCCCCACCTCTCCCTGCCCCTCCTCAGATACCTGTAGTGCCGGCTCACCGCAGACTGCCCAGCCCGGGGGAGCGTATCTGCAGCCAGCCCCGGCCTAACAGCAACTTGCTGAGGGCCAGGTCCTCGGAGTGTTTAAGCCAGGCTGCGGAGAGCCGGGAGCTGAGGATGGCACTGGAACGCCCTGGCAGCCCTGGCCAGAGGCCCTGGCAGCCTGCGGCTGGAGTCCACCCCTGGTGCAAAGCCCCCGGGCATGGGCCCTCCAAGCCCAGGCCCCAAGCCAGCACGCGGGGAGGCCGTTGGCGGTGGTCTCCGGAGCGGAAACTGCAGCCTCAGCTGCCGCCAATCCCCAGTGGGGTTTTGAACCCGAGTGAGGAGCCGGGGGGCCCTTCTGGGGAAGAGGGCGTCTTCATGCCCTTTGCAGATAGGAAGAAGTTTTTTGAAGACACCAGCAAGCTGTTGTCACCCCCGGCTTCGGCCCTTGGACATGGTAAACCCTTCACCCTGAGGCCCAAACCGCTGGAGCCGCCTAGCTTCCAGCCAGTGGGTGCGGGCTGCAGGGACCTGCGGCGCCATTCGGTGGACCAATCTTACCGCCCCTCGGCCTCCCTGCCCATGGAGCCGGCCACCTACCCGGAATGCTTTCTGAGCAAAGAGTTGGAGCAGCCCGTGTGCTGCCAGCCGCTGGCGCACTGCGGAGAGTTTGAGTGCCTCCGGGCCTGCTCGTACTCGTGCAGTGTTCAGGGAGCTGTGAGCCACGATGCCTGCAGCTACTGCCCAGGCCTGCTGAAAAGAAGTGTGCTTGGAGGCCACCGGAACCACCGCTGCCACCAGCAATGGGCCCGCTGTGCGGCCTGTTGCCACCCTGGGCCCCAGCACAAGGTCGGAGAAGAGGGCAGCCCTCCCTGGAAGGCCAGGAATCCCTTGCTGAAG GAAGTTtctccagatgaatgggaatcaGCCAAGATTGCCAGGAAGGCCGGCCAGTCCATGAG GGACCGACCCCATTACAAAATTGGCTGCCCACGCTCTTGTTTCGAGAACCCCGGGCGTGAATGGTCAGCGTGCTACCGAGTGGCCTCCTCTCTGGACCTCCTGTGTGACTACGATCACTCTGTGGGCACCCTGATGGGCAGTGCTGTCTATGAGCCACCAATGCCCCATCCGCTTCGGGGTCGGGCCTTCTCAGAGAGTCACATCAACTTGGACCCCCCTAGCACACGGgctagagagaggagagaactCCTGGCCAAGGTGGATGAGACCCGGCCAGATCCCCTTGGAGCCAGAAAAAAGGCCCCACCCCCTCCTCGGCCCCCACCTCCCAACTGGGCCAAGTACAGGGGCCATCGGCTATCTCAGCACTCTCAGTATGCCAACTTAGAGACCACCGGCAGCCGGCGGTCCGACACAGCCTTGGAGCAGCCTCGTCCCCAGGGGGGCCCGGCAGAGGTGGTGAGAAAGCGGTCCCAGAGCCTCCCTCCAGAGCCCCTGCCTAGAGACTTCCCTCCACCATCTGCAGGCAACAGGCCCGGGCCAGAACAACCTGCTCCTCAGTACTACCACCCTGGTGGGGTGTGGAGAATGCCGGAGCAGTTGAGCCTCAAACCAGACTCCATGACTGCAGCCAG ATCGGAAGGAATGGTAGAAGACCAGCCCCAAACCAAAGAGAACTGGAGCCAGGCCCGTTCTCCTGCCGAGGAGCAGTACCGCCTGGTCAACTGGAGCCCGGAGCAGCAACGGCTCAGCCCTGCTGGCCTTG CCACAGAGGAATCCGGGCCTGTTCAAGACATCACGGAGGTTGAGACTTGCCGCTTGGTCTCGACACGGAGGTCGGTCCCGGCCCACGTCAACTCGGAGGAGTTAATGAGAGACGTGGCCGACAGGGACCGCTCACTGGCTGGCATCCTCAACTCGGCCTCCAACATGGTGACGGTTGCAGAGGTCATAGGCGACCTCTTCCCCACCAATGAGCTGCCTTGGAAAAAACATGGCCACCAAGATTGGCATTTGGTCAGAAGGAGGCAGGAGGTAGCCAAAGAAAG GCAGGAGTTCCAACCCATTTCCCCCCCTCCGCCACCCGGCAGCTTCAGCAGCCCCACCGGCCTCCCCGGCCTCGCCGGCCCCACCAGCCCCAGCAGCCACACTTCCTACTCTGCCTACTACAACACCTCAGCTGGCAAGGCGGAATTGTTGAACAAGATGAAGGAGCTGTCCGAGCTGGCCAAGGACTCCCTGGGAGAGGCCGAAGTGGACCATGAGCTGGCTCAAAAGAAG CTGCAGCTCATCGCCAGCATCAGCAAGAAGCTATCCGTACTGCAGGAGGCCCAGCGTGGGCTGATGGAGGACATCAGCGCCAACGTGGccctgggggaggaggtggaggccGTGCTGAAGGCCGTCTGCAAGGCCAACGAGTTTGACAAGTTTCGGCTGTTCATTGGCGACCTGGACAAAGTAGTCAACCTGCTGCTCTCCCTTTCTGGCCGGCTGGCCAGGGTGGAGAATGCCCTCAACAGCTTGGACCCCGGATCCACTCAGGAGAAG GTTGCACTGATGGAGAAGAAGCGCCAGCTGACAGAGCAGCTAGAAGATGCAAAGGAGCTGAAAGAGCATGTGGACCGGCGCGAGAAAGCCGTGTATGGCACAGTGTCCCGCTACCTGCTCCAGGAGCAGCTCCAGGACTACCAGCACTTCGTGAAGATGAAGTCGGCCCTCATCATGGAGCAGCGGGAGCTGGAGGAGAAGATCAAGCTCGGGGAGGAACAGCTCAAGTGTCTTCGCGAGAGCCTCCTGCTGGGCCCCCAAGATTTCTGA
- the SHROOM4 gene encoding protein Shroom4 isoform X1, protein MEPGGSGEGSEGPGARMEFRPGACQYAHVQLQGGAPWGFTLKGGLEHGEPLLVSKIEDGGKAALSRKMRIGDELVNINGTPLYGSRQEALILIKGSFRILKMIVRRRTTPLARPHSWHMAKLLEGLPETAAAPMNFSEDPFSLSWHSGCDSSDPCMQWCPLSRHGSTEKSSSIGSMESLEQPSQGGPEGHISPMEQSAYQSQRDSAYSSFSAGSSASDYALPLRPEESAASDCGPPGLGPPKAPNGLCVPTGPDGVEAFGAAGHQTPRSQPSPGPQEGSLPLPAQLPVAPTGPPQPPVRRDSLRASKAQFHQTEKRRASVPGAALYLKERWNPEALLSAELPTGPCCPCSQLLEPLEGCWKECLSAEQYSVVSCPSESGHSDPGLLPRTGWSSQTHVVEEPPSSRSPSAEAEEEEMARAAPTAIPAHLTGLGGHRHSAPEQLLASQIRSLRCDAERDGESEEAELQTRQEGHCWTLSPLHSAHLGQKGPVAGTQNKPGEKRLPGQADGQHSGTKSSAPSSPVPGGASDQAVAAQLSGPEAASQPAASREGSEVKNGHPGDARRSHGPRYRSAQPRRRSERFATSLRNEIQRRKAQLQKIKGDPEEPEPVQELEEPPLPETPQATPVTPSSPEPPAPVASQPAPPPMAPPPNQAPAASPPAPAPAASPPLPAPPQIPVVPAHRRLPSPGERICSQPRPNSNLLRARSSECLSQAAESRELRMALERPGSPGQRPWQPAAGVHPWCKAPGHGPSKPRPQASTRGGRWRWSPERKLQPQLPPIPSGVLNPSEEPGGPSGEEGVFMPFADRKKFFEDTSKLLSPPASALGHGKPFTLRPKPLEPPSFQPVGAGCRDLRRHSVDQSYRPSASLPMEPATYPECFLSKELEQPVCCQPLAHCGEFECLRACSYSCSVQGAVSHDACSYCPGLLKRSVLGGHRNHRCHQQWARCAACCHPGPQHKVGEEGSPPWKARNPLLKEVSPDEWESAKIARKAGQSMRDRPHYKIGCPRSCFENPGREWSACYRVASSLDLLCDYDHSVGTLMGSAVYEPPMPHPLRGRAFSESHINLDPPSTRARERRELLAKVDETRPDPLGARKKAPPPPRPPPPNWAKYRGHRLSQHSQYANLETTGSRRSDTALEQPRPQGGPAEVVRKRSQSLPPEPLPRDFPPPSAGNRPGPEQPAPQYYHPGGVWRMPEQLSLKPDSMTAARSEGMVEDQPQTKENWSQARSPAEEQYRLVNWSPEQQRLSPAGLATEESGPVQDITEVETCRLVSTRRSVPAHVNSEELMRDVADRDRSLAGILNSASNMVTVAEVIGDLFPTNELPWKKHGHQDWHLVRRRQEVAKERQEFQPISPPPPPGSFSSPTGLPGLAGPTSPSSHTSYSAYYNTSAGKAELLNKMKELSELAKDSLGEAEVDHELAQKKLQLIASISKKLSVLQEAQRGLMEDISANVALGEEVEAVLKAVCKANEFDKFRLFIGDLDKVVNLLLSLSGRLARVENALNSLDPGSTQEKVALMEKKRQLTEQLEDAKELKEHVDRREKAVYGTVSRYLLQEQLQDYQHFVKMKSALIMEQRELEEKIKLGEEQLKCLRESLLLGPQDF, encoded by the exons GAGAACCACCCCCCTGGCCAGGCCGCATTCATGGCACATGGCCAAACTTCTGGAGGGGCTCCCCGAGACAGCCGCAGCCCCCATGAACTTCTCTGAAGACCCCTTCAGCTTATCCTGGCACTCGGGCTGTGACTCCAG TGACCCGTGCATGCAGTGGTGCCCACTGTCCCGCCACGGCAGCACTGAGAAGAGCAGCTCCATTGGCAGCATGGAGAGCCTGGAACAGCCCAGCCAAGGGGGCCCCGAGGGCCACATCTCTCCCATGGAGCAGAGTGCGTACCAGAGCCAGCGGGATTCGGCCTACAGCTCCTTCTCCGCGGGCTCCAGTGCATCAGACTATGCCCTGCCCCTGCGGCCAGAGGAGTCGGCGGCCTCGGACTGTGGCCCGCCGGGCCTTGGGCCCCCCAAGGCCCCTAATGGCCTCTGCGTCCCCACGGGGCCCGATGGGGTAGAAGCCTTTGGGGCAGCAGGACACCAGACTCCCCGGTCCCAGCCTTCGCCTGGCCCCCAGGAGGGTTCTCTCCCTCTTCCCGCCCAACTCCCTGTGGCCCCCACGGGTCCCCCCCAGCCTCCGGTAAGGCGGGACAGTCTCAGGGCTTCCAAGGCCCAGTTCCACCAGACAGAGAAGCGGAGGGCCTCAGTCCCTGGTGCTGCCTTGTACTTGAAGGAGAGATGGAACCCTGAGGCCCTGCTCTCTGCAGAGCTCCCCACTGGGCCCTGCTGCCCCTGTAGCCAGCTCCTAGAGCCGCTTGAGGGCTGTTGGAAGGAGTGTCTGTCTGCCGAGCAGTACAGTGTGGTGAGCTGCCCGTCCGAGTCAGGCCACAGTGACCCCGGATTGCTGCCGAGGACAGGGTGGTCCAGCCAGACCCATGTCGTGGAAGAGCCCCCGTCATCCAGAAGCCCCAGTGCGGAAGCCGAAGAGGAGGAGATGGCCCGCGCTGCCCCGACCGCCATCCCTGCCCACTTGACGGGGTTAGGTGGCCACCGTCACAGTGCCCCTGAGCAGCTGCTGGCCTCCCAGATCCGGTCGCTGCGCTGTGACGCTGAGAGGGATGGGGAGAGTGAGGAAGCCGAGCTGCAGACCAGGCAGGAGGGGCACTGCTGGACCCTGTCCCCCCTCCACAGTGCCCACCTAGGACAGAAAGGCCCAGTGGCTGGAACCCAGAATAAGCCTGGTGAAAAGAGGCTCCCCGGGCAGGCGGATGGCCAACATTCAGGCACAAAGAGCTCAGCCCCCAGCAGCCCTGTGCCCGGGGGAGCCTCTGACCAAGCAGTCGCCGCTCAGCTCTCTGGCCCAGAGGCTGCTTCTCAGCCGGCTGCCTCCAGAGAGGGCTCAGAGGTAAAGAACGGCCATCCGGGAGATGCTCGCAGGAGCCATGGGCCGCGCTATCGTTCTGCCCAGCCCCGGCGCAGGAGCGAACGCTTTGCCACCAGCCTGCGCAATGAGATCCAGAGGAGGAAGGCCCAGCTGCAGAAGATCAAGGGTGACCCAGAAGAGCCAGAGCCTGTGCAGGAGCTAGAGGAGCCTCCACTTCCTGAGACTCCCCAAGCCACCCCTGTGACTCCATCATCTCCAGAGCCTCCGGCTCCTGTGGCCTCCCAGCCTGCCCCGCCTCCCATGGCCCCCCCACCCAACCAAGCTCCTGCAGCCTCCCCACCAGCCCCGGCTCCTGCGGCCTCCCCACCTCTCCCTGCCCCTCCTCAGATACCTGTAGTGCCGGCTCACCGCAGACTGCCCAGCCCGGGGGAGCGTATCTGCAGCCAGCCCCGGCCTAACAGCAACTTGCTGAGGGCCAGGTCCTCGGAGTGTTTAAGCCAGGCTGCGGAGAGCCGGGAGCTGAGGATGGCACTGGAACGCCCTGGCAGCCCTGGCCAGAGGCCCTGGCAGCCTGCGGCTGGAGTCCACCCCTGGTGCAAAGCCCCCGGGCATGGGCCCTCCAAGCCCAGGCCCCAAGCCAGCACGCGGGGAGGCCGTTGGCGGTGGTCTCCGGAGCGGAAACTGCAGCCTCAGCTGCCGCCAATCCCCAGTGGGGTTTTGAACCCGAGTGAGGAGCCGGGGGGCCCTTCTGGGGAAGAGGGCGTCTTCATGCCCTTTGCAGATAGGAAGAAGTTTTTTGAAGACACCAGCAAGCTGTTGTCACCCCCGGCTTCGGCCCTTGGACATGGTAAACCCTTCACCCTGAGGCCCAAACCGCTGGAGCCGCCTAGCTTCCAGCCAGTGGGTGCGGGCTGCAGGGACCTGCGGCGCCATTCGGTGGACCAATCTTACCGCCCCTCGGCCTCCCTGCCCATGGAGCCGGCCACCTACCCGGAATGCTTTCTGAGCAAAGAGTTGGAGCAGCCCGTGTGCTGCCAGCCGCTGGCGCACTGCGGAGAGTTTGAGTGCCTCCGGGCCTGCTCGTACTCGTGCAGTGTTCAGGGAGCTGTGAGCCACGATGCCTGCAGCTACTGCCCAGGCCTGCTGAAAAGAAGTGTGCTTGGAGGCCACCGGAACCACCGCTGCCACCAGCAATGGGCCCGCTGTGCGGCCTGTTGCCACCCTGGGCCCCAGCACAAGGTCGGAGAAGAGGGCAGCCCTCCCTGGAAGGCCAGGAATCCCTTGCTGAAG GAAGTTtctccagatgaatgggaatcaGCCAAGATTGCCAGGAAGGCCGGCCAGTCCATGAG GGACCGACCCCATTACAAAATTGGCTGCCCACGCTCTTGTTTCGAGAACCCCGGGCGTGAATGGTCAGCGTGCTACCGAGTGGCCTCCTCTCTGGACCTCCTGTGTGACTACGATCACTCTGTGGGCACCCTGATGGGCAGTGCTGTCTATGAGCCACCAATGCCCCATCCGCTTCGGGGTCGGGCCTTCTCAGAGAGTCACATCAACTTGGACCCCCCTAGCACACGGgctagagagaggagagaactCCTGGCCAAGGTGGATGAGACCCGGCCAGATCCCCTTGGAGCCAGAAAAAAGGCCCCACCCCCTCCTCGGCCCCCACCTCCCAACTGGGCCAAGTACAGGGGCCATCGGCTATCTCAGCACTCTCAGTATGCCAACTTAGAGACCACCGGCAGCCGGCGGTCCGACACAGCCTTGGAGCAGCCTCGTCCCCAGGGGGGCCCGGCAGAGGTGGTGAGAAAGCGGTCCCAGAGCCTCCCTCCAGAGCCCCTGCCTAGAGACTTCCCTCCACCATCTGCAGGCAACAGGCCCGGGCCAGAACAACCTGCTCCTCAGTACTACCACCCTGGTGGGGTGTGGAGAATGCCGGAGCAGTTGAGCCTCAAACCAGACTCCATGACTGCAGCCAG ATCGGAAGGAATGGTAGAAGACCAGCCCCAAACCAAAGAGAACTGGAGCCAGGCCCGTTCTCCTGCCGAGGAGCAGTACCGCCTGGTCAACTGGAGCCCGGAGCAGCAACGGCTCAGCCCTGCTGGCCTTG CCACAGAGGAATCCGGGCCTGTTCAAGACATCACGGAGGTTGAGACTTGCCGCTTGGTCTCGACACGGAGGTCGGTCCCGGCCCACGTCAACTCGGAGGAGTTAATGAGAGACGTGGCCGACAGGGACCGCTCACTGGCTGGCATCCTCAACTCGGCCTCCAACATGGTGACGGTTGCAGAGGTCATAGGCGACCTCTTCCCCACCAATGAGCTGCCTTGGAAAAAACATGGCCACCAAGATTGGCATTTGGTCAGAAGGAGGCAGGAGGTAGCCAAAGAAAG GCAGGAGTTCCAACCCATTTCCCCCCCTCCGCCACCCGGCAGCTTCAGCAGCCCCACCGGCCTCCCCGGCCTCGCCGGCCCCACCAGCCCCAGCAGCCACACTTCCTACTCTGCCTACTACAACACCTCAGCTGGCAAGGCGGAATTGTTGAACAAGATGAAGGAGCTGTCCGAGCTGGCCAAGGACTCCCTGGGAGAGGCCGAAGTGGACCATGAGCTGGCTCAAAAGAAG CTGCAGCTCATCGCCAGCATCAGCAAGAAGCTATCCGTACTGCAGGAGGCCCAGCGTGGGCTGATGGAGGACATCAGCGCCAACGTGGccctgggggaggaggtggaggccGTGCTGAAGGCCGTCTGCAAGGCCAACGAGTTTGACAAGTTTCGGCTGTTCATTGGCGACCTGGACAAAGTAGTCAACCTGCTGCTCTCCCTTTCTGGCCGGCTGGCCAGGGTGGAGAATGCCCTCAACAGCTTGGACCCCGGATCCACTCAGGAGAAG GTTGCACTGATGGAGAAGAAGCGCCAGCTGACAGAGCAGCTAGAAGATGCAAAGGAGCTGAAAGAGCATGTGGACCGGCGCGAGAAAGCCGTGTATGGCACAGTGTCCCGCTACCTGCTCCAGGAGCAGCTCCAGGACTACCAGCACTTCGTGAAGATGAAGTCGGCCCTCATCATGGAGCAGCGGGAGCTGGAGGAGAAGATCAAGCTCGGGGAGGAACAGCTCAAGTGTCTTCGCGAGAGCCTCCTGCTGGGCCCCCAAGATTTCTGA